The following are encoded together in the Leptolyngbya sp. 'hensonii' genome:
- a CDS encoding heme-binding protein: MVTTHITTTSRSVDLITASTAVEAARAALTEGENRGLAMSISVFNALMIEVAYIHGDGATPHSAETCRRKAQTAASTRRATGWMNADLAITLPMASGNLLTNVGGGFPIRFNGVFVGAIGVAGGTVEQDIEVSRAALRAIGADAIE, encoded by the coding sequence ATGGTGACAACTCACATCACTACCACTTCCAGAAGTGTTGATTTGATTACGGCTTCTACAGCTGTAGAAGCCGCCCGTGCCGCCTTAACAGAAGGAGAGAATCGAGGCTTGGCTATGTCGATCTCGGTTTTCAATGCACTCATGATTGAAGTGGCATACATTCATGGAGATGGTGCCACACCTCACTCTGCTGAAACCTGCCGCCGCAAAGCTCAAACAGCTGCTTCCACTCGTCGAGCGACAGGTTGGATGAACGCTGACCTGGCAATTACTCTACCTATGGCTTCAGGCAATTTGTTAACCAACGTGGGCGGGGGATTTCCCATTCGCTTTAACGGTGTATTTGTGGGAGCCATTGGTGTAGCAGGAGGCACCGTAGAACAGGACATTGAAGTTTCTCGAGCTGCTTTACGCGCCATTGGAGCAGACGCAATCGAGTAA